The following nucleotide sequence is from bacterium.
CGGCGAGATCATCGGGATCTTGCTTTTCTGGGCTTCGGGCGCGGCGGCCAGGCTTCGCGAGGAAGCGACCTCGCCGATCAAGGCGATGACCTGATCCTGCTTGATCAGCTTCACCGCGGCGGTGCGGGCTTCTTCGGGCCGGCTCTGATCGTCCTCGACGATGATCTCGACCTGTTTGCCGAGCAGTCCGCCCGACTTGTTGAGCTCTTCCAAGGCCAATTGAATGCCCTCGTTCATCGATTGGCCGAAGCTGGCGGTGGTGCCGGTCAGGGAGGCAAATTCACCCAGGGTCAGGACGTTTTCTTTTTTCTTGCAGGCGACCAGGCCAAGGGCCGCCGCCATTGCGAAAATAATCAGCTTTTTCATGGGTTCTCTCCTCCGAGCGTCTTTCGCAATAAAAGGGCTTTCCTCATCCTTGGCAAGTCATTTATCGGTTAGCCGCGTTAGAGTCGTAGCGAGGGGCTTCAGCCCCGCTTCCCAAACCCCTTGCTTGACGGCGGGGGCGAAGCTCCTTAAGATCGCCGAATTTCATATCCCATTCTTATTGCGGAGGATTTCAGTGAACCTATCCCCTAAAAATTGGCTTTCCAAAGCCCTCTGTCTCGGAATCTTGGCGGTTCTGCCGGCCTGCGGTCCCAGCCAACAACAGCTGGAGAAGGCGGTCGGCGACTATATTCAAAAGAATCCCCAGGCTTTGCAGAAGCCGATTCAGGACGCGATGAAGGCCAACCGTCCCCAGCGGGCACCCGAGCTGCCGCTGGCCGAGCGGATCAAGCGCGCGGTTCAAGTGCCGATCGACAAGGCTCCGGTCAAGGGCCCGGCCGATGCCCCGGTCACCATCGTGGAATTCTCCGATTTCCAATGCCCCTTCTGTAAGCGGGTCCTCCCCACCGTCGACCAGGTCATGAAGGAGTACGACGGCAAGGTGAAGCTGGCCTTCCGCCATAACCCGCTGCCTTTCCACAAGGATGCCATGCCGGCGGCCAAGGCCTCGATGGCGGCCAAGGACCAAGGCAAGTTCTGGGAGATGCACGACGCCCTCTTCGCCACCCAGCAGGATTTGAGCGAGGCCGGGATCATGAAGGCGGCCAAAGAAGCCGGCTTGGACATGAAGAAGTTCGAAGCCGACTTCAAATCGACCAAGTACGACGCCGTGATTCAGGAAGACATGGAATTCGCCAAGAGCAATGGCGCCAGCGGCACCCCGGCCTTTTTCATCAATGGCGTTTTGGTCAAGGGAGCCCAGCCTTTCCAAAGCTTCAAGGTGGTCGTCGACGGCGTGTTGAACCCGGCCTCGATCCCAGCAGCGGCCCCCGCGGCCAGCCCGGCGGCAAAATAGCCGATTCTAAAAGTAGAAATTCCAGGGCCGAGGAGCTAGGAAGCTCTTCGGCCTTTTTTATAATTCCCCCCCTTTGAAAAAGGGGGGGGCAGGGGGGATTTAAAGCGGTGGAATCAATCCCAAGTTCGCTTTCTCATGCAGCGTCTGTTAAATCCCCCCAACCCCCTTTTTCAAAAGGGGGCTCTTCGTCCTGATATGAATTTAAGTACAGAACAGTGGATCTACATCGCCGCCGGAATCGGTGTCCTTCTTATAGTCTTGTTTTTATTGGTGTTTTTGCGTCAAAAAAGGCAAAAAAAAGCCTTATCTGGCACATTAACCCTGGGGCTTGAGAAAACTCATGATCACTTCCAAGTCCGCTTAAGCGAGCTGATCCGGCTCAGCCACAACATCGACGAGAAGGTCTATTCCCAATTGGAAGAGCTCCTGTTGGGGGCCGACGTCGGCGTGAAGACGACCCAAAAGCTGCTCCGCTACCTCCGGGAGGACGTCACGGCCAGCGGCCGGAAGGATATCCACCTCCTCAAGATGTACCTCCGGACCGAAATCCTGAAGATCCTCAACGCCCACCCGACCGAATCCCTGCTTCCACCCAAAAAACCACATGTGATGATGATGGTCGGGGTCAATGGGGTCGGCAAAACCACCTCGATTGGGAAATTAGCCTCCCTTTTTAAGAAAAATGGCGAACAGGTCCTGTTGGCCGCGGCCGATACCTTTCGAGCCGGGGCGGTGGACCAGCTCAAGGCCTGGGCGGGCCGGGTCGGAGTGAATACCCTGGCCCAGAAAGAAGGCGCCGATCCGGCGGCGGTGGGCTACGACGCGGTCAAGGCCGCCAGTGCCCGGGGCATGGACCGGGTCATCATCGACACCGCCGGCCGCCTCCATACCAAGGTCAACTTGATGGAGGAGCTGAAAAAGGTCCGGCGGGTCCTCGACAAAGCCATGGCCGGGGCTCCTCACGAAGTGATTTTGGTGGTGGATGCGACCCAGGGCCAAAACGCCCTCAACCAGGCCCGGGAATTTCATCAGGCCTTGGGGCTGACCGGCCTCATCCTGACCAAGCTCGACGGCACCGCCAAGGGCGGAATCGTCGTCGGAATCCTCGATGAAATCGGGGTTCCGATCCGTTACGTCGGGGTGGGCGAGCGTTTGGAGGACCTGAAGCCCTTTTTCGCCACCGAGTTTGTCGACGCTCTATTAGCCTAGGTCATCCTGAGCGTAGCGAAGGATCTGCGACTGCCCAAGAAGCTTAGGAAAGTCCAAAGGTCCTTCGTTCCCACGGAACCCCTCCGAAGAC
It contains:
- a CDS encoding DsbA family protein, which codes for MNLSPKNWLSKALCLGILAVLPACGPSQQQLEKAVGDYIQKNPQALQKPIQDAMKANRPQRAPELPLAERIKRAVQVPIDKAPVKGPADAPVTIVEFSDFQCPFCKRVLPTVDQVMKEYDGKVKLAFRHNPLPFHKDAMPAAKASMAAKDQGKFWEMHDALFATQQDLSEAGIMKAAKEAGLDMKKFEADFKSTKYDAVIQEDMEFAKSNGASGTPAFFINGVLVKGAQPFQSFKVVVDGVLNPASIPAAAPAASPAAK
- the ftsY gene encoding signal recognition particle-docking protein FtsY — translated: MNLSTEQWIYIAAGIGVLLIVLFLLVFLRQKRQKKALSGTLTLGLEKTHDHFQVRLSELIRLSHNIDEKVYSQLEELLLGADVGVKTTQKLLRYLREDVTASGRKDIHLLKMYLRTEILKILNAHPTESLLPPKKPHVMMMVGVNGVGKTTSIGKLASLFKKNGEQVLLAAADTFRAGAVDQLKAWAGRVGVNTLAQKEGADPAAVGYDAVKAASARGMDRVIIDTAGRLHTKVNLMEELKKVRRVLDKAMAGAPHEVILVVDATQGQNALNQAREFHQALGLTGLILTKLDGTAKGGIVVGILDEIGVPIRYVGVGERLEDLKPFFATEFVDALLA